A section of the Chryseobacterium ginsenosidimutans genome encodes:
- a CDS encoding winged helix-turn-helix transcriptional regulator produces the protein MAVQDSMDVLSGKWKISIISSICYYNKRRFSDILNDVVGISNKMLSKELKELEINKLIKRTVLDTQPITVHYELTKHGKTLQTIINNLTDWGIAHRKEIIGK, from the coding sequence ATGGCCGTTCAGGATTCAATGGATGTGCTGAGTGGAAAATGGAAGATATCCATCATTTCCTCCATCTGCTATTACAATAAAAGAAGATTTTCTGATATTCTGAATGATGTTGTGGGAATTTCCAATAAAATGCTGAGCAAGGAATTAAAAGAACTGGAAATCAATAAACTGATAAAGCGAACTGTTTTAGATACTCAACCTATAACGGTGCATTATGAACTTACTAAACACGGTAAAACATTGCAGACGATCATCAATAATCTTACAGATTGGGGAATTGCCCACAGAAAAGAAATTATTGGGAAATAA
- a CDS encoding SDR family oxidoreductase, whose protein sequence is MNRLKNKVAVITGGNSGIGFGIAESFRNEGAVGTITGRNEVTLKSSVDTLGSEFIGIKGDVTNLDDLENVFKKTSDKFGKIDVLVVNAGGIVDGVPLGSIEDVTEQSYDQYMDLNLKSAYFSVQKALPFLNEGASIILIGSSAAHRAAPGMAIYGAAKAAIISLAKGLSLDLLAKKIRVNALSPGSIDTPVFGKIVPEEQLEQVKQLWIDITPVGRQGLPSDIGNAAVFLASDESSFVVGTEILADGGLTNISLMK, encoded by the coding sequence ATGAACAGATTAAAAAACAAAGTAGCAGTCATTACAGGTGGCAATAGCGGTATTGGATTTGGCATCGCAGAATCATTCAGAAATGAAGGTGCGGTTGGTACAATTACAGGCAGAAACGAGGTAACATTAAAAAGCTCTGTAGATACTTTAGGCTCAGAATTTATTGGGATCAAAGGAGATGTCACAAATCTTGATGATCTGGAAAATGTATTTAAGAAAACATCTGATAAATTTGGGAAAATTGATGTCTTGGTAGTCAATGCCGGTGGTATTGTTGATGGCGTTCCATTGGGAAGTATTGAGGATGTAACTGAACAAAGTTATGATCAGTATATGGATTTAAACCTAAAAAGCGCTTATTTTTCAGTGCAAAAAGCACTTCCCTTTCTTAATGAAGGAGCTTCTATCATTCTTATCGGATCAAGCGCTGCCCATCGTGCTGCCCCTGGAATGGCAATTTACGGAGCTGCTAAAGCCGCCATCATATCATTAGCAAAAGGATTGTCATTAGATCTATTAGCAAAGAAAATAAGAGTGAATGCACTTTCACCAGGTTCTATTGACACCCCGGTTTTTGGAAAAATCGTACCAGAAGAACAATTGGAACAGGTAAAACAATTATGGATAGACATTACCCCAGTCGGCAGACAGGGATTACCGTCTGACATCGGAAATGCTGCCGTATTTTTGGCATCAGACGAATCATCTTTTGTTGTCGGAACCGAAATTCTTGCAGATGGAGGACTCACCAATATCAGTCTTATGAAGTAA
- a CDS encoding SDR family NAD(P)-dependent oxidoreductase has translation MSKLKNKVAVVTGASKGIGASIAKYFATEGAKVVVNYASSKEGADKVVKAITDNGGTAIAIQADVSIQADVIRLFNEVKNTFGTLDILVNNAGIYNYEPIEQISAETFHQQFNINVLGSLFTIQESLKLFSEKGGNIINISSGASNTPLPTGSVYSATKAALDAITIALSKEFAGRNIRINSILPGIVETEGSHSTGFIGSEFEAKLVANTPLGRTGQPEDIAKAAIFLASDDAAWINGEKISVSGGIYGL, from the coding sequence ATGAGTAAATTAAAAAATAAAGTAGCAGTAGTTACAGGTGCTTCAAAAGGAATAGGAGCTTCAATCGCAAAATATTTTGCAACAGAAGGTGCAAAAGTAGTCGTGAATTATGCATCAAGTAAAGAAGGTGCAGACAAAGTTGTAAAAGCCATTACGGATAATGGAGGAACTGCAATTGCCATACAGGCAGATGTTTCCATACAAGCAGATGTGATTAGATTATTTAATGAAGTAAAAAACACATTCGGAACATTGGATATTTTAGTAAACAATGCCGGTATTTACAATTACGAGCCTATTGAACAAATATCTGCAGAAACATTTCATCAGCAATTCAACATTAATGTTTTAGGATCATTGTTTACCATTCAGGAATCTTTAAAATTATTTAGTGAGAAAGGTGGAAATATCATTAACATCAGTTCGGGAGCAAGCAATACTCCATTACCTACAGGTTCGGTTTATTCGGCAACAAAGGCGGCATTAGATGCTATTACGATTGCTCTATCGAAGGAATTTGCAGGAAGAAATATTCGTATCAATTCTATTTTACCCGGAATTGTAGAAACTGAAGGTTCCCACAGCACAGGCTTCATTGGCAGTGAGTTCGAAGCAAAATTGGTTGCCAATACTCCACTTGGGCGTACAGGTCAGCCGGAAGATATTGCAAAAGCCGCTATTTTTCTTGCTTCTGATGACGCTGCATGGATCAACGGTGAGAAAATTTCAGTTTCCGGAGGGATTTATGGTTTATAA
- the mnmA gene encoding tRNA 2-thiouridine(34) synthase MnmA, with product MKVVVGLSGGVDSSVTAYLLQQQGHEVVALFMRNWNDASVTLEDECPWIEDSNDALMVAQKLGIPFQVIDMSDLYKERIVDYMFDEYQRGRTPNPDVLCNREVKFDVFMKTAMSLGADKVATGHYARVDSTFDENGKEIFHLLAGKDNNKDQSYFLCQLNQDQLSKALFPIGELTKPEVREIAKEIGLVTADKKDSQGLCFIGKVSLPQFLQQQLVPKEGEIVEIFKDSPLFSQETPKFSSKEEELEFLSLKINYKKADGKVIGKHQGAQFFTIGQSKGLGIGGHKESCFIVSRDMENNIIFVGEGHSFPGLHKKALKVDNSELHWVREDLRLKNGESMEVLARFRYRQSLQKATIFQFENAFYMEFEEPQSAIAEGQFASWYIDDELIGSGVIS from the coding sequence ATGAAAGTAGTAGTAGGATTATCCGGAGGTGTAGACTCCAGTGTTACAGCATATTTGCTGCAACAACAAGGTCATGAAGTCGTGGCTTTGTTTATGAGAAACTGGAACGATGCTTCGGTAACGTTAGAAGATGAATGCCCTTGGATCGAGGACAGTAATGACGCCTTAATGGTTGCCCAGAAATTGGGAATCCCGTTTCAGGTAATCGATATGAGCGATCTTTATAAGGAAAGAATCGTTGATTATATGTTCGATGAATATCAGAGAGGAAGAACTCCAAATCCTGATGTTTTGTGCAACAGAGAAGTAAAATTCGATGTTTTTATGAAAACGGCAATGTCTTTGGGCGCCGATAAAGTAGCAACGGGACATTATGCAAGAGTAGATTCTACTTTTGACGAAAACGGAAAGGAAATTTTTCACCTTTTAGCAGGAAAAGATAATAATAAAGATCAATCGTACTTTTTATGTCAGTTGAATCAGGATCAATTGTCGAAAGCATTGTTTCCAATTGGTGAACTGACGAAACCTGAAGTAAGAGAAATTGCCAAAGAAATCGGATTGGTAACGGCTGATAAAAAAGATTCTCAAGGATTGTGTTTTATCGGAAAAGTGAGCTTGCCTCAATTTTTACAGCAGCAATTGGTTCCAAAAGAAGGCGAAATTGTAGAAATTTTTAAAGATTCTCCCCTTTTTTCTCAGGAAACACCGAAATTTTCTTCAAAAGAAGAAGAATTAGAATTTTTAAGTCTAAAAATCAATTATAAAAAAGCTGACGGCAAAGTAATAGGAAAGCATCAGGGTGCTCAGTTTTTCACGATCGGACAAAGCAAAGGATTAGGAATCGGAGGACACAAAGAAAGCTGTTTTATCGTATCAAGAGATATGGAAAACAACATTATTTTCGTTGGAGAAGGTCACAGTTTCCCTGGTTTGCATAAAAAAGCTCTGAAAGTTGATAATTCTGAATTACATTGGGTCCGCGAAGATCTAAGACTAAAAAATGGTGAATCAATGGAAGTATTGGCAAGATTTAGGTACAGACAAAGCCTTCAGAAAGCAACGATTTTCCAGTTTGAAAATGCTTTTTACATGGAATTTGAAGAGCCACAATCTGCTATTGCAGAAGGACAATTTGCCTCGTGGTATATTGATGACGAATTAATCGGAAGCGGAGTTATTTCGTAA
- a CDS encoding glycine-rich domain-containing protein: METKTLLQNDLLWSRLQGFSLDCPNVDFPFSKKLAKEEKWTLDFTAKAIDEYKKFVYLCCILPNGASPSEIVDKVWHMHLIYTQNYWEEFCPNILQQKLHHLPSKGGLNEIEKHENWFLDTLKSYKEIFQEKAPEDIWLNKKETPKQRKSWLNIGKVFSFISIIFILSSCSDDVSDLMSTVFILIILVFGLIGFLFKIFNGNNDPKNQNKNDGGNSSSGGSCSGGGSGCSSSCGSSCGGGGCGGCGGS; this comes from the coding sequence ATGGAAACAAAAACCTTATTACAAAATGATTTGCTTTGGAGCAGGCTTCAGGGTTTTTCATTAGATTGTCCGAATGTTGATTTTCCTTTTTCAAAAAAGCTGGCAAAGGAAGAAAAATGGACTTTAGATTTTACAGCAAAAGCAATTGATGAGTATAAAAAGTTCGTTTATCTGTGTTGTATTTTGCCAAACGGAGCTTCACCGAGCGAAATTGTAGATAAAGTATGGCATATGCATCTAATCTACACTCAAAATTACTGGGAAGAATTCTGCCCGAATATTTTACAGCAAAAACTTCATCATCTTCCTTCAAAAGGAGGTTTAAACGAAATAGAAAAACACGAGAACTGGTTTCTGGATACTTTGAAAAGTTACAAAGAAATTTTCCAGGAAAAAGCTCCGGAAGATATTTGGTTAAATAAAAAAGAAACCCCAAAACAAAGAAAATCCTGGCTGAATATTGGTAAAGTTTTCTCATTTATTTCAATAATTTTTATTTTAAGTTCCTGTTCGGATGATGTAAGTGATTTAATGTCAACTGTATTTATATTAATTATTTTAGTATTCGGGCTGATAGGTTTTCTTTTCAAAATTTTTAACGGAAATAATGATCCAAAAAACCAAAATAAAAACGATGGCGGTAACAGCAGTTCTGGAGGAAGTTGTAGTGGAGGAGGTTCTGGTTGCAGCAGTTCTTGCGGAAGCAGTTGCGGCGGCGGAGGATGTGGTGGTTGTGGAGGAAGCTAA